From a single Struthio camelus isolate bStrCam1 chromosome 31, bStrCam1.hap1, whole genome shotgun sequence genomic region:
- the ILF3 gene encoding interleukin enhancer-binding factor 3 isoform X5 has protein sequence MRPMRIFVNDDRHVMAKHSAVYPTQEELEAVQNMVSHTERALKAVSDWIDEQEKVSGEQPEQEAMESAAEEENKEGGDQKATEQLTRTLRGVMRVGLVAKGLLLKGDLDLELVLLCKDKPTTDLLEKVADNLGVQLAAITEDKYEIIQSVGDAAIVIKNTKEPSLTLTIHLTSPVVREEMEKQLAGETLSVNDSPDVLDRQKCLAALASLRHAKWFQARANGLKSCVIVIRVLRDLCTRVPTWAPLRGWPLELLCEKSIGTANRPMGAGEALRRVLECLASGIVMPDGSGIYDPCEKEATDAIGHLDRQQREDITQSAQHALRLAAFGQLHKVLGMDPLPSKMPKKPKNENPVDYTVQIPPSTTYAVTPMKRPMEEDGEEKSPSKKKKKIQKKEEKLEPPQAMNALMKLNQLKPGLQYKLVSQTGPVHAPIFTMSVEIDGSTFEASGPSKKTAKLHVAVKVLQDMGLPTGVEGKESVKGDESAEETEQKPVVVAPPPVVETVSTPSAASPPSDQTSENVKQQGPILTKHGKNPVMELNEKRRGLKYELISETGGSHDKRFVMEVEVDGQKFQGAGSNKKVAKAYAALAALEKLFPDAPVAIEQNKKKRAPVPARGGPKFAVKQHNPGFGMGGPMHNEVPPPPNMRGRGRGGNIRGRGRGRGGFGGNHGGYMNAGAGYGSYGYGGNSATAGYSQFYSNGGHSNSGSGGGGGGGGSSGYGSYYQGGDNYNSPVPPKHGGKKQQHGGQQKPSYGSGYQSHQGQQQQSYNQNQYSNYGPPQGKQKGYNHGQGNYSSYSNSYNSPGGGGSDYNYESKFSYGGNSGRGGGGGNNYSGGASYNTGSHGGYGGGSGGGGSSYQGKQGGYSSQSNYNSPGSGQNYSGPPSSYQASQGGYGRNDHSMNYQYR, from the exons atg CGACCAATGCGTATTTTTGTGAACGATGACCGCCACGTGATGGCAAAACATTCAGCCGTCTACCCAACTCAAGAAGAGCTGGAAGCAGTTCAGAATATGGTGTCCCATACAGAACGGGCCCTCAAAGCTGTTTCTGACTGGATAGATGAACAGGAAAAAGTCAGTGGGGAGCAGCCAGAACAGGAGGCCATGGAgtcagcagctgaagaggaaaacaaagaaggAGG GGATCAGAAGGCTACAGAACAGTTGACTAGGACCCTTCGTGGAGTGATGCGTGTAGGGCTTGTAGCAAAAGGCCTGTTACTGAAGGGAGACTTGGATCTTGAGCTAGTTCTTTTGTGCAAAGATAAGCCCACAACAGATCTCCTGGAGAAAGTAGCTGACAATCTTGGAGTACAGCTTGCT GCTATTACTGAAGACAAATATGAAATAATCCAGTCAGTTGGCGATGCTGCAATTGTAATTAAGAATACAAAAGAGCCTTCATTGACACTGACCATCCATTTGACGTCACCTGTTgtcagagaagaaatggaaaaacagttagCTGGAG AAACGCTATCAGTCAACGACTCCCCGGACGTTCTGGACAGGCAGAAATGCCTTGCTGCCTTGGCGTCACTCCGACACGCCAAGTGGTTCCAG GCCAGGGCTAACGGTCTGAAGTCGTGCGTCATAGTCATCCGGGTTTTGAGAGATCTGTGTACTCGGGTTCCTACTTGGGCACCACTAAGAGGATGg CCTCTAGAGCTACTGTGTGAAAAATCTATTGGAACTGCTAATAGACCAATGGGAGCTGGCGAGGCTCTGAGGAGAGTTCTCGAATGCCTTGCATCAGGAATCGTTATGCCAG ATGGTTCTGGTATTTATGATCCTTGTGAAAAAGAAGCCACTGATGCTATTGGGCATCTAGACAGACAACAAAGGGAAGATATCACACAGAGTGCTCAG CATGCTCTGAGACTTGCTGCTTTTGGCCAGCTTCACAAGGTCTTGGGGATGGATCCCCTGCCTTCCAAAATGCCCAAGAAACCAAAGAATGAAAACCCTGTTGACTACACTG TCCAGATTCCTCCCAGTACAACATATGCTGTTACCCCAATGAAGCGTCCtatggaggaggatggagaggagaagtctcccagcaaaaagaaaaagaagattcagAAAAAAG AGGAAAAACTCGAACCTCCCCAGGCCATGAATGCACTGATGAAACTAAACCAGCTAAAACCTGGGCTTCAGTACAAACTTGTGTCTCAGACTGGTCCTGTTCATGCTCCTATCTTTACAATGTCTGTGGAAATTGATGGCAGCACATTTGAGGCATCAGGACCTTCCAAAAAGACAGCCAAATTGCATGTGGCAGTGAAG GTGTTGCAAGATATGGGTTTACCCACAGGAGTGGAAGGCAAAGAGTCTGTAAAGGGAGATGAATCAGCAGAGGAAACGGAACAGAAACCGGTTGTTGTTGCTCCTCCTCCTGTAGTGGAAACAGTCTCTACACccagtgctgcttctcctccttcgGATCAGACCTCAGAG AACGTGAAACAACAGGGACCAATTCTGACAAAGCATGGCAAGAATCCTGTGATGGAACTAAATGAGAAGAGGCGTGGGCTGAAATACGAACTGATTTCGGAAACAGGTGGCAGTCATGACAAGCGCTTTGTCATGGAG GTGGAGGTTGATGGGCAGAAATTTCAAGGAGCCGGTTCAAATAAAAAGGTGGCAAAAGCCTATGCTGCTCTGGCTGCGTTAGAGAAGTTGTTTCCAGATGCTCCTGTTGCCATTGagcaaaataagaagaaaagagcccctgtgcctgCCAGGGGAGGCCCCAAGTTTGCAGTAAAA CAGCATAATCCAGGTTTCGGAATGGGAGGCCCCATGCACAACGAAGTGCCCCCTCCGCCCAATATGCGTGGTCGTGGAAGAGGTGGCAATATCCGAGGCCGTGGGAGAGGCAGGGGTGGATTCGGTGGCAATCACGGTGGCTACATGAATGCAG GTGCTGGATACGGAAGCTATGGTTATGGAGGAAATTCTGCAACAGCAGGCTATA GCCAGTTCTATAGCAATGGTGGCCACTCCAACTCTGGGAGTGGCggcggaggtggtggtggtggctcctCCGGGTATGGATCCTACTATCAAGGTGGTGATAACTACAATTCCCCTGTTCCTCCAAAACACGGCGGAAAGAAACAGCAGCATGGAGGGCAGCAAAAACCTTCCTATGGTTCAGGGTATCAGTCCCACCAAGGCCAGCAACAGCAGTCATACAACCAAAACCAGTACAGTAACTACGGCCCCCCTCAAGGCAAACAGAAAGGATATAATCATGGCCAAGGCAACTATTCTTCATACTCCAATTCTTACAACTCGCCTGGTGGTGGAGGCTCAGATTACAACTATGAGAGCAAATTCA GTTACGGTGGCAACAGTGGCcgtggaggaggtggaggaaatAACTATTCAGGAGGTGCCTCATACAATACTGGTTCACATGGTGGCTATGGGGGAGGATCTGGGGGCGGAGGGTCCTCTTACCAAGGTAAGCAAG GTGGATATTCTTCACAGTCCAATTACAACTCCCCTGGTTCAGGCCAAAATTACAGCGGCCCCCCCAGTTCCTATCAAGCTTCCCAAGGTGGCTACGGCAGAAACGATCACAGCATGAATTATCAGTACAGATAA
- the ILF3 gene encoding interleukin enhancer-binding factor 3 isoform X4: MRPMRIFVNDDRHVMAKHSAVYPTQEELEAVQNMVSHTERALKAVSDWIDEQEKVSGEQPEQEAMESAAEEENKEGGDQKATEQLTRTLRGVMRVGLVAKGLLLKGDLDLELVLLCKDKPTTDLLEKVADNLGVQLAAITEDKYEIIQSVGDAAIVIKNTKEPSLTLTIHLTSPVVREEMEKQLAGETLSVNDSPDVLDRQKCLAALASLRHAKWFQARANGLKSCVIVIRVLRDLCTRVPTWAPLRGWPLELLCEKSIGTANRPMGAGEALRRVLECLASGIVMPDGSGIYDPCEKEATDAIGHLDRQQREDITQSAQHALRLAAFGQLHKVLGMDPLPSKMPKKPKNENPVDYTVQIPPSTTYAVTPMKRPMEEDGEEKSPSKKKKKIQKKGIELTREEKLEPPQAMNALMKLNQLKPGLQYKLVSQTGPVHAPIFTMSVEIDGSTFEASGPSKKTAKLHVAVKVLQDMGLPTGVEGKESVKGDESAEETEQKPVVVAPPPVVETVSTPSAASPPSDQTSENVKQQGPILTKHGKNPVMELNEKRRGLKYELISETGGSHDKRFVMEVEVDGQKFQGAGSNKKVAKAYAALAALEKLFPDAPVAIEQNKKKRAPVPARGGPKFAVKHNPGFGMGGPMHNEVPPPPNMRGRGRGGNIRGRGRGRGGFGGNHGGYMNAGAGYGSYGYGGNSATAGYSQFYSNGGHSNSGSGGGGGGGGSSGYGSYYQGGDNYNSPVPPKHGGKKQQHGGQQKPSYGSGYQSHQGQQQQSYNQNQYSNYGPPQGKQKGYNHGQGNYSSYSNSYNSPGGGGSDYNYESKFSYGGNSGRGGGGGNNYSGGASYNTGSHGGYGGGSGGGGSSYQGGYSSQSNYNSPGSGQNYSGPPSSYQASQGGYGRNDHSMNYQYR, encoded by the exons atg CGACCAATGCGTATTTTTGTGAACGATGACCGCCACGTGATGGCAAAACATTCAGCCGTCTACCCAACTCAAGAAGAGCTGGAAGCAGTTCAGAATATGGTGTCCCATACAGAACGGGCCCTCAAAGCTGTTTCTGACTGGATAGATGAACAGGAAAAAGTCAGTGGGGAGCAGCCAGAACAGGAGGCCATGGAgtcagcagctgaagaggaaaacaaagaaggAGG GGATCAGAAGGCTACAGAACAGTTGACTAGGACCCTTCGTGGAGTGATGCGTGTAGGGCTTGTAGCAAAAGGCCTGTTACTGAAGGGAGACTTGGATCTTGAGCTAGTTCTTTTGTGCAAAGATAAGCCCACAACAGATCTCCTGGAGAAAGTAGCTGACAATCTTGGAGTACAGCTTGCT GCTATTACTGAAGACAAATATGAAATAATCCAGTCAGTTGGCGATGCTGCAATTGTAATTAAGAATACAAAAGAGCCTTCATTGACACTGACCATCCATTTGACGTCACCTGTTgtcagagaagaaatggaaaaacagttagCTGGAG AAACGCTATCAGTCAACGACTCCCCGGACGTTCTGGACAGGCAGAAATGCCTTGCTGCCTTGGCGTCACTCCGACACGCCAAGTGGTTCCAG GCCAGGGCTAACGGTCTGAAGTCGTGCGTCATAGTCATCCGGGTTTTGAGAGATCTGTGTACTCGGGTTCCTACTTGGGCACCACTAAGAGGATGg CCTCTAGAGCTACTGTGTGAAAAATCTATTGGAACTGCTAATAGACCAATGGGAGCTGGCGAGGCTCTGAGGAGAGTTCTCGAATGCCTTGCATCAGGAATCGTTATGCCAG ATGGTTCTGGTATTTATGATCCTTGTGAAAAAGAAGCCACTGATGCTATTGGGCATCTAGACAGACAACAAAGGGAAGATATCACACAGAGTGCTCAG CATGCTCTGAGACTTGCTGCTTTTGGCCAGCTTCACAAGGTCTTGGGGATGGATCCCCTGCCTTCCAAAATGCCCAAGAAACCAAAGAATGAAAACCCTGTTGACTACACTG TCCAGATTCCTCCCAGTACAACATATGCTGTTACCCCAATGAAGCGTCCtatggaggaggatggagaggagaagtctcccagcaaaaagaaaaagaagattcagAAAAAAGGTATTGAGTTAACAAGAG AGGAAAAACTCGAACCTCCCCAGGCCATGAATGCACTGATGAAACTAAACCAGCTAAAACCTGGGCTTCAGTACAAACTTGTGTCTCAGACTGGTCCTGTTCATGCTCCTATCTTTACAATGTCTGTGGAAATTGATGGCAGCACATTTGAGGCATCAGGACCTTCCAAAAAGACAGCCAAATTGCATGTGGCAGTGAAG GTGTTGCAAGATATGGGTTTACCCACAGGAGTGGAAGGCAAAGAGTCTGTAAAGGGAGATGAATCAGCAGAGGAAACGGAACAGAAACCGGTTGTTGTTGCTCCTCCTCCTGTAGTGGAAACAGTCTCTACACccagtgctgcttctcctccttcgGATCAGACCTCAGAG AACGTGAAACAACAGGGACCAATTCTGACAAAGCATGGCAAGAATCCTGTGATGGAACTAAATGAGAAGAGGCGTGGGCTGAAATACGAACTGATTTCGGAAACAGGTGGCAGTCATGACAAGCGCTTTGTCATGGAG GTGGAGGTTGATGGGCAGAAATTTCAAGGAGCCGGTTCAAATAAAAAGGTGGCAAAAGCCTATGCTGCTCTGGCTGCGTTAGAGAAGTTGTTTCCAGATGCTCCTGTTGCCATTGagcaaaataagaagaaaagagcccctgtgcctgCCAGGGGAGGCCCCAAGTTTGCAGTAAAA CATAATCCAGGTTTCGGAATGGGAGGCCCCATGCACAACGAAGTGCCCCCTCCGCCCAATATGCGTGGTCGTGGAAGAGGTGGCAATATCCGAGGCCGTGGGAGAGGCAGGGGTGGATTCGGTGGCAATCACGGTGGCTACATGAATGCAG GTGCTGGATACGGAAGCTATGGTTATGGAGGAAATTCTGCAACAGCAGGCTATA GCCAGTTCTATAGCAATGGTGGCCACTCCAACTCTGGGAGTGGCggcggaggtggtggtggtggctcctCCGGGTATGGATCCTACTATCAAGGTGGTGATAACTACAATTCCCCTGTTCCTCCAAAACACGGCGGAAAGAAACAGCAGCATGGAGGGCAGCAAAAACCTTCCTATGGTTCAGGGTATCAGTCCCACCAAGGCCAGCAACAGCAGTCATACAACCAAAACCAGTACAGTAACTACGGCCCCCCTCAAGGCAAACAGAAAGGATATAATCATGGCCAAGGCAACTATTCTTCATACTCCAATTCTTACAACTCGCCTGGTGGTGGAGGCTCAGATTACAACTATGAGAGCAAATTCA GTTACGGTGGCAACAGTGGCcgtggaggaggtggaggaaatAACTATTCAGGAGGTGCCTCATACAATACTGGTTCACATGGTGGCTATGGGGGAGGATCTGGGGGCGGAGGGTCCTCTTACCAAG GTGGATATTCTTCACAGTCCAATTACAACTCCCCTGGTTCAGGCCAAAATTACAGCGGCCCCCCCAGTTCCTATCAAGCTTCCCAAGGTGGCTACGGCAGAAACGATCACAGCATGAATTATCAGTACAGATAA
- the ILF3 gene encoding interleukin enhancer-binding factor 3 isoform X2 gives MRPMRIFVNDDRHVMAKHSAVYPTQEELEAVQNMVSHTERALKAVSDWIDEQEKVSGEQPEQEAMESAAEEENKEGGDQKATEQLTRTLRGVMRVGLVAKGLLLKGDLDLELVLLCKDKPTTDLLEKVADNLGVQLAAITEDKYEIIQSVGDAAIVIKNTKEPSLTLTIHLTSPVVREEMEKQLAGETLSVNDSPDVLDRQKCLAALASLRHAKWFQARANGLKSCVIVIRVLRDLCTRVPTWAPLRGWPLELLCEKSIGTANRPMGAGEALRRVLECLASGIVMPDGSGIYDPCEKEATDAIGHLDRQQREDITQSAQHALRLAAFGQLHKVLGMDPLPSKMPKKPKNENPVDYTVQIPPSTTYAVTPMKRPMEEDGEEKSPSKKKKKIQKKGIELTREEKLEPPQAMNALMKLNQLKPGLQYKLVSQTGPVHAPIFTMSVEIDGSTFEASGPSKKTAKLHVAVKVLQDMGLPTGVEGKESVKGDESAEETEQKPVVVAPPPVVETVSTPSAASPPSDQTSENVKQQGPILTKHGKNPVMELNEKRRGLKYELISETGGSHDKRFVMEVEVDGQKFQGAGSNKKVAKAYAALAALEKLFPDAPVAIEQNKKKRAPVPARGGPKFAVKQHNPGFGMGGPMHNEVPPPPNMRGRGRGGNIRGRGRGRGGFGGNHGGYMNAGAGYGSYGYGGNSATAGYSQFYSNGGHSNSGSGGGGGGGGSSGYGSYYQGGDNYNSPVPPKHGGKKQQHGGQQKPSYGSGYQSHQGQQQQSYNQNQYSNYGPPQGKQKGYNHGQGNYSSYSNSYNSPGGGGSDYNYESKFSYGGNSGRGGGGGNNYSGGASYNTGSHGGYGGGSGGGGSSYQGKQGGYSSQSNYNSPGSGQNYSGPPSSYQASQGGYGRNDHSMNYQYR, from the exons atg CGACCAATGCGTATTTTTGTGAACGATGACCGCCACGTGATGGCAAAACATTCAGCCGTCTACCCAACTCAAGAAGAGCTGGAAGCAGTTCAGAATATGGTGTCCCATACAGAACGGGCCCTCAAAGCTGTTTCTGACTGGATAGATGAACAGGAAAAAGTCAGTGGGGAGCAGCCAGAACAGGAGGCCATGGAgtcagcagctgaagaggaaaacaaagaaggAGG GGATCAGAAGGCTACAGAACAGTTGACTAGGACCCTTCGTGGAGTGATGCGTGTAGGGCTTGTAGCAAAAGGCCTGTTACTGAAGGGAGACTTGGATCTTGAGCTAGTTCTTTTGTGCAAAGATAAGCCCACAACAGATCTCCTGGAGAAAGTAGCTGACAATCTTGGAGTACAGCTTGCT GCTATTACTGAAGACAAATATGAAATAATCCAGTCAGTTGGCGATGCTGCAATTGTAATTAAGAATACAAAAGAGCCTTCATTGACACTGACCATCCATTTGACGTCACCTGTTgtcagagaagaaatggaaaaacagttagCTGGAG AAACGCTATCAGTCAACGACTCCCCGGACGTTCTGGACAGGCAGAAATGCCTTGCTGCCTTGGCGTCACTCCGACACGCCAAGTGGTTCCAG GCCAGGGCTAACGGTCTGAAGTCGTGCGTCATAGTCATCCGGGTTTTGAGAGATCTGTGTACTCGGGTTCCTACTTGGGCACCACTAAGAGGATGg CCTCTAGAGCTACTGTGTGAAAAATCTATTGGAACTGCTAATAGACCAATGGGAGCTGGCGAGGCTCTGAGGAGAGTTCTCGAATGCCTTGCATCAGGAATCGTTATGCCAG ATGGTTCTGGTATTTATGATCCTTGTGAAAAAGAAGCCACTGATGCTATTGGGCATCTAGACAGACAACAAAGGGAAGATATCACACAGAGTGCTCAG CATGCTCTGAGACTTGCTGCTTTTGGCCAGCTTCACAAGGTCTTGGGGATGGATCCCCTGCCTTCCAAAATGCCCAAGAAACCAAAGAATGAAAACCCTGTTGACTACACTG TCCAGATTCCTCCCAGTACAACATATGCTGTTACCCCAATGAAGCGTCCtatggaggaggatggagaggagaagtctcccagcaaaaagaaaaagaagattcagAAAAAAGGTATTGAGTTAACAAGAG AGGAAAAACTCGAACCTCCCCAGGCCATGAATGCACTGATGAAACTAAACCAGCTAAAACCTGGGCTTCAGTACAAACTTGTGTCTCAGACTGGTCCTGTTCATGCTCCTATCTTTACAATGTCTGTGGAAATTGATGGCAGCACATTTGAGGCATCAGGACCTTCCAAAAAGACAGCCAAATTGCATGTGGCAGTGAAG GTGTTGCAAGATATGGGTTTACCCACAGGAGTGGAAGGCAAAGAGTCTGTAAAGGGAGATGAATCAGCAGAGGAAACGGAACAGAAACCGGTTGTTGTTGCTCCTCCTCCTGTAGTGGAAACAGTCTCTACACccagtgctgcttctcctccttcgGATCAGACCTCAGAG AACGTGAAACAACAGGGACCAATTCTGACAAAGCATGGCAAGAATCCTGTGATGGAACTAAATGAGAAGAGGCGTGGGCTGAAATACGAACTGATTTCGGAAACAGGTGGCAGTCATGACAAGCGCTTTGTCATGGAG GTGGAGGTTGATGGGCAGAAATTTCAAGGAGCCGGTTCAAATAAAAAGGTGGCAAAAGCCTATGCTGCTCTGGCTGCGTTAGAGAAGTTGTTTCCAGATGCTCCTGTTGCCATTGagcaaaataagaagaaaagagcccctgtgcctgCCAGGGGAGGCCCCAAGTTTGCAGTAAAA CAGCATAATCCAGGTTTCGGAATGGGAGGCCCCATGCACAACGAAGTGCCCCCTCCGCCCAATATGCGTGGTCGTGGAAGAGGTGGCAATATCCGAGGCCGTGGGAGAGGCAGGGGTGGATTCGGTGGCAATCACGGTGGCTACATGAATGCAG GTGCTGGATACGGAAGCTATGGTTATGGAGGAAATTCTGCAACAGCAGGCTATA GCCAGTTCTATAGCAATGGTGGCCACTCCAACTCTGGGAGTGGCggcggaggtggtggtggtggctcctCCGGGTATGGATCCTACTATCAAGGTGGTGATAACTACAATTCCCCTGTTCCTCCAAAACACGGCGGAAAGAAACAGCAGCATGGAGGGCAGCAAAAACCTTCCTATGGTTCAGGGTATCAGTCCCACCAAGGCCAGCAACAGCAGTCATACAACCAAAACCAGTACAGTAACTACGGCCCCCCTCAAGGCAAACAGAAAGGATATAATCATGGCCAAGGCAACTATTCTTCATACTCCAATTCTTACAACTCGCCTGGTGGTGGAGGCTCAGATTACAACTATGAGAGCAAATTCA GTTACGGTGGCAACAGTGGCcgtggaggaggtggaggaaatAACTATTCAGGAGGTGCCTCATACAATACTGGTTCACATGGTGGCTATGGGGGAGGATCTGGGGGCGGAGGGTCCTCTTACCAAGGTAAGCAAG GTGGATATTCTTCACAGTCCAATTACAACTCCCCTGGTTCAGGCCAAAATTACAGCGGCCCCCCCAGTTCCTATCAAGCTTCCCAAGGTGGCTACGGCAGAAACGATCACAGCATGAATTATCAGTACAGATAA
- the ILF3 gene encoding interleukin enhancer-binding factor 3 isoform X1, with amino-acid sequence MRPMRIFVNDDRHVMAKHSAVYPTQEELEAVQNMVSHTERALKAVSDWIDEQEKVSGEQPEQEAMESAAEEENKEGGDQKATEQLTRTLRGVMRVGLVAKGLLLKGDLDLELVLLCKDKPTTDLLEKVADNLGVQLAAITEDKYEIIQSVGDAAIVIKNTKEPSLTLTIHLTSPVVREEMEKQLAGETLSVNDSPDVLDRQKCLAALASLRHAKWFQARANGLKSCVIVIRVLRDLCTRVPTWAPLRGWPLELLCEKSIGTANRPMGAGEALRRVLECLASGIVMPDGSGIYDPCEKEATDAIGHLDRQQREDITQSAQHALRLAAFGQLHKVLGMDPLPSKMPKKPKNENPVDYTVQIPPSTTYAVTPMKRPMEEDGEEKSPSKKKKKIQKKGIELTREEKLEPPQAMNALMKLNQLKPGLQYKLVSQTGPVHAPIFTMSVEIDGSTFEASGPSKKTAKLHVAVKVLQDMGLPTGVEGKESVKGDESAEETEQKPVVVAPPPVVETVSTPSAASPPSDQTSENVKQQGPILTKHGKNPVMELNEKRRGLKYELISETGGSHDKRFVMEVEVDGQKFQGAGSNKKVAKAYAALAALEKLFPDAPVAIEQNKKKRAPVPARGGPKFAVKHNPGFGMGGPMHNEVPPPPNMRGRGRGGNIRGRGRGRGGFGGNHGGYMNAGAGYGSYGYGGNSATAGYSQFYSNGGHSNSGSGGGGGGGGSSGYGSYYQGGDNYNSPVPPKHGGKKQQHGGQQKPSYGSGYQSHQGQQQQSYNQNQYSNYGPPQGKQKGYNHGQGNYSSYSNSYNSPGGGGSDYNYESKFSYGGNSGRGGGGGNNYSGGASYNTGSHGGYGGGSGGGGSSYQGKQGGYSSQSNYNSPGSGQNYSGPPSSYQASQGGYGRNDHSMNYQYR; translated from the exons atg CGACCAATGCGTATTTTTGTGAACGATGACCGCCACGTGATGGCAAAACATTCAGCCGTCTACCCAACTCAAGAAGAGCTGGAAGCAGTTCAGAATATGGTGTCCCATACAGAACGGGCCCTCAAAGCTGTTTCTGACTGGATAGATGAACAGGAAAAAGTCAGTGGGGAGCAGCCAGAACAGGAGGCCATGGAgtcagcagctgaagaggaaaacaaagaaggAGG GGATCAGAAGGCTACAGAACAGTTGACTAGGACCCTTCGTGGAGTGATGCGTGTAGGGCTTGTAGCAAAAGGCCTGTTACTGAAGGGAGACTTGGATCTTGAGCTAGTTCTTTTGTGCAAAGATAAGCCCACAACAGATCTCCTGGAGAAAGTAGCTGACAATCTTGGAGTACAGCTTGCT GCTATTACTGAAGACAAATATGAAATAATCCAGTCAGTTGGCGATGCTGCAATTGTAATTAAGAATACAAAAGAGCCTTCATTGACACTGACCATCCATTTGACGTCACCTGTTgtcagagaagaaatggaaaaacagttagCTGGAG AAACGCTATCAGTCAACGACTCCCCGGACGTTCTGGACAGGCAGAAATGCCTTGCTGCCTTGGCGTCACTCCGACACGCCAAGTGGTTCCAG GCCAGGGCTAACGGTCTGAAGTCGTGCGTCATAGTCATCCGGGTTTTGAGAGATCTGTGTACTCGGGTTCCTACTTGGGCACCACTAAGAGGATGg CCTCTAGAGCTACTGTGTGAAAAATCTATTGGAACTGCTAATAGACCAATGGGAGCTGGCGAGGCTCTGAGGAGAGTTCTCGAATGCCTTGCATCAGGAATCGTTATGCCAG ATGGTTCTGGTATTTATGATCCTTGTGAAAAAGAAGCCACTGATGCTATTGGGCATCTAGACAGACAACAAAGGGAAGATATCACACAGAGTGCTCAG CATGCTCTGAGACTTGCTGCTTTTGGCCAGCTTCACAAGGTCTTGGGGATGGATCCCCTGCCTTCCAAAATGCCCAAGAAACCAAAGAATGAAAACCCTGTTGACTACACTG TCCAGATTCCTCCCAGTACAACATATGCTGTTACCCCAATGAAGCGTCCtatggaggaggatggagaggagaagtctcccagcaaaaagaaaaagaagattcagAAAAAAGGTATTGAGTTAACAAGAG AGGAAAAACTCGAACCTCCCCAGGCCATGAATGCACTGATGAAACTAAACCAGCTAAAACCTGGGCTTCAGTACAAACTTGTGTCTCAGACTGGTCCTGTTCATGCTCCTATCTTTACAATGTCTGTGGAAATTGATGGCAGCACATTTGAGGCATCAGGACCTTCCAAAAAGACAGCCAAATTGCATGTGGCAGTGAAG GTGTTGCAAGATATGGGTTTACCCACAGGAGTGGAAGGCAAAGAGTCTGTAAAGGGAGATGAATCAGCAGAGGAAACGGAACAGAAACCGGTTGTTGTTGCTCCTCCTCCTGTAGTGGAAACAGTCTCTACACccagtgctgcttctcctccttcgGATCAGACCTCAGAG AACGTGAAACAACAGGGACCAATTCTGACAAAGCATGGCAAGAATCCTGTGATGGAACTAAATGAGAAGAGGCGTGGGCTGAAATACGAACTGATTTCGGAAACAGGTGGCAGTCATGACAAGCGCTTTGTCATGGAG GTGGAGGTTGATGGGCAGAAATTTCAAGGAGCCGGTTCAAATAAAAAGGTGGCAAAAGCCTATGCTGCTCTGGCTGCGTTAGAGAAGTTGTTTCCAGATGCTCCTGTTGCCATTGagcaaaataagaagaaaagagcccctgtgcctgCCAGGGGAGGCCCCAAGTTTGCAGTAAAA CATAATCCAGGTTTCGGAATGGGAGGCCCCATGCACAACGAAGTGCCCCCTCCGCCCAATATGCGTGGTCGTGGAAGAGGTGGCAATATCCGAGGCCGTGGGAGAGGCAGGGGTGGATTCGGTGGCAATCACGGTGGCTACATGAATGCAG GTGCTGGATACGGAAGCTATGGTTATGGAGGAAATTCTGCAACAGCAGGCTATA GCCAGTTCTATAGCAATGGTGGCCACTCCAACTCTGGGAGTGGCggcggaggtggtggtggtggctcctCCGGGTATGGATCCTACTATCAAGGTGGTGATAACTACAATTCCCCTGTTCCTCCAAAACACGGCGGAAAGAAACAGCAGCATGGAGGGCAGCAAAAACCTTCCTATGGTTCAGGGTATCAGTCCCACCAAGGCCAGCAACAGCAGTCATACAACCAAAACCAGTACAGTAACTACGGCCCCCCTCAAGGCAAACAGAAAGGATATAATCATGGCCAAGGCAACTATTCTTCATACTCCAATTCTTACAACTCGCCTGGTGGTGGAGGCTCAGATTACAACTATGAGAGCAAATTCA GTTACGGTGGCAACAGTGGCcgtggaggaggtggaggaaatAACTATTCAGGAGGTGCCTCATACAATACTGGTTCACATGGTGGCTATGGGGGAGGATCTGGGGGCGGAGGGTCCTCTTACCAAGGTAAGCAAG GTGGATATTCTTCACAGTCCAATTACAACTCCCCTGGTTCAGGCCAAAATTACAGCGGCCCCCCCAGTTCCTATCAAGCTTCCCAAGGTGGCTACGGCAGAAACGATCACAGCATGAATTATCAGTACAGATAA